The Tenrec ecaudatus isolate mTenEca1 chromosome 4, mTenEca1.hap1, whole genome shotgun sequence region CTTACAGAACTGCCAATGCTGAAGCGGAGGGCCAAAAAAGTACATTCTACAAAGTTAATGGATCCATTTGTTTTCGGCTGATTCAGGAAGATGAGTTACAAATACAATAAAGTCATAATCATCTTAAGAAAAATTAACCTTGTAATTCCCCAGAATCAAACTTTTAGGCAAGTAAAGACATGCTGTGTTAGGGTGGGTTacctagcgaaacaaatccagtggcattcATAAGTATATGCGCTTTCTATCAACCAGGTACCAGAGCCCAGTcccactcaagtccctaagtccaaggcCAGTCcttaaggtcctcttcagattccCGTAGCAGGAGGTCTGTAAGCAGAAAGACGATCAGATCGTAGGCTGGTGGGCAGAGTCCCGTGGATCCAAGGCCAGTGGAAATGTGGAAaggtgctgacagctctcagggtcgggTGGCCCCACGGGGCCACGCCcagaggcaggcaggaagacagaaGGGCAGGAAGTGGGGGGGTTctgatttctctttctttctctctctcataacAAGGCCACGCTCCTGAGGAGGGATCTtcaggctctgacctgattgacagattgaattccacccctacactttcacacaTTGTTGACATAAGATCACCTAACTACCACACATGCATTGTTTGAGGTTAAATAGTAATCACTATCTTAGTCGTCATCTAGTGCTTCTATGGCAGAAACACCACTAGTAGACCGCTGTGACAGAGTTTAAGAAGTTGCAAGTCCAAACTCAGGGTACTAGCTCTAGGGGAAAGTTTTCTTACTGTGTCGGTTCTCGGATAAAGTTCTTGTCTTCGAGGCTCTCCGGGCGTCTTGGTGCCCATCTTCCCCTGGGCCTAAGAGGATCTCAGGATATGCCCTGGGGTCCGGCGGAAACACTCCTCTCTTGGCTCCTCGTTCTTGGTGGTTAGTTGGGTTCTTCCTTCACTGctgccttctctctccttttctatgCTGTGAAATAAAAGGAGCCTTGGTAACATCATggttattatgagttgggctgtgatctgaaaggtcagcagttcaaaaccacctgtcgctctgagggagaaagacagggctttctactcccataaatagttacagtcttggaaactcacagggtagttctaccctgtcttagagggtcgcgatgagttggcattgacctggcagcagtgagtttagagttttttatttttgtgagaTAAAAAGTGATGCAGAGCACACCCTAGGGAAATTCCTGTGATCTGAGTGAAAGGATTGCTTCGCAGCTCAATTTCCTTCTAACTGATTGAAGGCTCATATTTAGCAGTTGATTGCATCGTTACacaactgccaaattacatcatcTACGTCACTGCCCAGCCACTGAGAGTCGTGGGCACATATCTGTGGGGGACACGGTTCCATCTACCCTTATCCAGTGTCATTGGTACCCAAACAGAGGAAACACTAACATTGTCAACGATTTCATTTGGGAGGTGTCACTTAACATGCCCACGTTCTGGAAAATGCTATGTGACTTGGATGGGGTGTGAACAGCGGATTCTACACAGGAAAGGTATGTAGACAAccatgtggggtggggggcaggggaggggggatggTGCAGGGTCTGTGCCACTGcagccaccccactcccacctctgTCCCTGAGAGCTGAGCCCCTGCACCTTGCAGTCTCCCAGCACCAGCTCTCTTCCTTGCTGTCTTCCCAGGTCGCCTTCTCTGCCCCTCTCCTGATGGGCTTCCAGCTCTTACAGCCCCCTGCCCTTTCCgtgcctcaccaccaccccctcctcccGCTGCCTTTCCTGGCGATGTGGCCAGGGCATCCTGCAGCCCTTCAGGTTCTTCGTGCATGCGTTGCCAACTTTAATGGGTTCGTTTTTGCTCCAACTGAACATCATATGCGCCGTGACAGTGATGCCTGCCTGTCTGATGAGATGAACAGGATGGGTCACGTGACTTGTACGCAGCAAGTTAGCCTTGCTGTAGGGGAAAGAAGAGTAACCATATAGCACCTGGGGCAAAAGAAGAATGACGTGGTTGCAGGGACATTTGAGAACTTTGCCTCGTGGATATATGATAGAGCATAAGCCAGATGAGGTATTCTATTctataaagatttgtagcctcggcagcccacagaggccattctattctgtcctgtagggtcaccatgagtcagaatctactcaatggcagggagcaaTGTGTTATATTCCAACTACAACATAGTAATGAGTAACAGCTGGATTCTGGTGAGCCCTCCAAgggagcttcctcaaagtctggTGTTTAAAGGGGCATTGGTACACACTGAGACGCCGGTGTAGCCTTAAGCTTCTTTCTAGAACCCCCACGGTGTGTGCACAACCACCTGAAGTATGAGCCAGAAAATGGGAAGGGCCACAAATTCCAGATGGTCCCAAAGGGCTtctgaggaaagaagagtggggCGGGAAGAGAGGTGAGCTCTAGCTAGGACTGGTGGGCTGGACTGTAGGCAGTGTAAGGTGTTGGAGAGGAGGTGACCTTGGAGTTGCACCTTGAATGACTTTGGCCTACAGAGAAGTGAAAAGGGTATTTCTGGTGCCGAGCACAGGAAAAGGGAGGGACAACGTATACAGAGCCTGAAGCCTTCCCAACTGTATCCAGTCTTCTTTGGTTAAAGGGTGCAAAGGTGTGAGAATGGAAGGAATGGGAAATCAATGTGGAAAGTCATGGTCAATCAATCTACAATGAAACTGCTAAGGGAAATGTAGGAGATCTGGCGTAGGTTCACATCTCGAAGGCAGATTAAATGTTGGCAGCTGCATGCTGACCACGGACTCATGACAAGCTCCAAGTCAAGGTCACTAGTCCGTGTCACTGGAACTGGGGGCAGTGTGGTCAAGGTGCTGGACAGAGCAGACACCTCACACATCATCCCTGACTACAGGGAATATTCAGGAGGCGAAGAGTGCATTACTAGCTTCAGGTTAGAATAATGGAGCGTAAAAATATTTCACCTTACAAAATAATTTCATCTTATGAAATAATTTCATGCTGTATGAGTTTTCTGCCAGTATGAGCATTTGGCTGGAACATCAGTCTACTGACAAATGTATTCTAGCTCCAACAATCtgaccgtttttttttttttaagtgcgaGTGAGAAATTCATCAGCGGCCTTCACTGGAATTCTAGTTTCAGGTCTCCTTGGCCTCATGAGATATTTCTcacaaaatatttctcccaatcttTCTGGTTGTGTTTGTATGTCACTAGCAATAGAGTGAATCTTATCAGTCTCTCCTATTCATTTGCCATGTGAAACAACCGGTACATTGTAATAGagcaaaaatttaaatacagaaGGATGTCACTGATAAGCACCTGCTGCAGACTCATTTCGTCATTTCAGAACTCAGGGTACCTTATTTCCCCCAGCATGGGGCCTTACTTATTGGGGGCCAtgacatggcttaggtcatgtgtgAAAATCAAATGTAATGAAGGAGGGGGATCTATTCTTTGTTTGCAGAATTTTAGACGCAAACAACTGGCTTGCCACATTATTGTCTAAGCCATTATTAATAAGTTGCCAAAAGTGGCCACAAAGATGACAGGAGTAAAAGTTTTACTTCCTTGGGAAAATCTCCTATTATGGTCTAGACGCCATCCCGCTCAgcctgatggcatctaacaactatATATGTAAAAagcaatgttgttgttgtgtggCATCTAGTCATTTCCAACCCATAAGGAGCATACGTGaccgagtagagctgccccttagaGCTTTCTCGGTGGTAACTCGtgggagtagatcaccaggtctttgctcccaccaagcagctggtgggctcaaacggcCGACCTCTTGGTTCacagccgagtgcttaaccattgcaccaccagggctctttatatAGAATAAGACAGTCGCCTATTTCAACATGTCTATAGGCACAGATcgatgacattgattacattcttcatagCCTCCCCAAGCTTTTTTACCTGGCCTTGGGCTGACAAATGTGAGCTTTCTTTCCATTCTGCCACCACGGTGCACAGTGCCCAGGGCagagcttctccaccttcctcatgccgcgaccctttcatacagttccccatgtggtggtggcccccaaccatcacattattttcagtgCTACTGCATAatgaattttgctactgttatgaattgccatgcaaatatctgatatgcaggatgtcttttcattgttacaaattgaacataattaaagtatagttatgaatcaaaaatatatataattatatattgggaaatatttatttctaatgacaaataaatgaaattttgtcttgaagcatggtgtagcatggggaacagtcttcacaccaggtactggtaggtgggcgtatctgcatgtgggtggacctgcctggagatggatagaggagctgtgtcttggttcctaagaccaagggaaatctgtgttttctgatggtcttaggcgacccctgtgaaagggtcattggaccccactGGCTTAGGGTGTTTTAACTTGTCTTCCTCTAGAGAAAAGGGGCAATGGTCTCATCAGCCAATCAGGTGGTAAGGatgaaaaccaacaacaatgagtatgaaGCCTTTGACAAGTTGAAAGGCCAAATGTAAATGGTGATGATACTCTTCTCCCAAGGGCTTGACATTACTCAACCCTTTGCTTCTAACTTCAGACCTAGGAGAAGTCTATCTCCTGCCCCTTCATTCGGACACATGATCCTTTTGCCTGGTGCCTATCTGGCACGGTGAAGTCTTGTCAGCAGTCTAAACTCCCAGAAGCAGCCACTCACACCGACCGAAAAGGAAATCCCAACACAACTCCAAGCCAGGGGTGTGGAAGTCGAAAGAACAGAAACATTGCTACAACTTTCCTGCTCCCCACGAGGATACCGAGCAGGATCAGATGGAAAGAGAACAGAGAGCTACCATGGCAACTTGCTACAAACCCATGCATGGGACCAGTGGTTTTAAAGGCAGACAAGGGTGAGGGCGGTTTAACCTCAGAGTAGCATCTCAGTGTAGAGGCAGACTTTAAACAGGCTTTGCCCCAAGGGTAATAAGAAACTGTGGAGAGTCTGCTGACCATAGGAACCCCACAAAGATCCCTCTGCCCGAACACGCCTTTGGTCGTCATCACCTGGTTGTCCTCGTGTCCTCGTCCTTCCATCGGGGTCTTAGGGAGCACCCTGTGCctctcccccacacacactgctCATTGCTTGGAATTGCTGAACACTACTGTGACAGgtagggaggcctggtggcatagcggttgtGGTAGCgctgccatccacaaggtcagccgaacgaaaccaccaaccgctcctcagaagacagacgAGGTTTTCTACGCCTCTgatgagttagtctcagaaacccacagcagcagttctaccctggtcctGTAGAATGACTAGGCGTTAGAATGGGCtccgtggcagtaagtttgtgactggtagcatagtggattacagattgggctgctacccgcaaggtcagctgtttgaaaccaccagccactctgtgggagaaagatgaggctttctacttccatacagaTTTACGGCCTCAGAAACGACAAGCACatccctactctgtcctatcagacGGTTGTTGGCTCCGGCTCATCTGCTGCGCTCCCTGAGGGCAGGGAATGGGTTTGATTTCACAGTATCCCTTGAGAAGAGCACAATGCCAAATTCAGAATAGGCCCttgttaaatatttattgaatgagcaatggaagaaataagaTCTAAAAAGAGCTCCAAGGCCGATTAACTCAGATCACAAATTTCTGGATAGGCACATTTATGCAAACATATGATTTtaacaataacccccacttggTCAGGATTGAGAGAATATATTGTATACCAGAAACACTCTACAATTAGGTAGGCTAATAAATCAATTATAACCACAATAGTGCAGAAATGCGTTGTCCATCCTGAGTAAGAATTGCTTATGGACGGAGTAAGGTCCCCGATGACTCAAATAGATCGGGCTACATCACTAACCTAAAAAGTCGGTGGTCTGAACCCACCCAAATATCAcagaaggcctggtaatctactaccgtaaagatggcagccaagaAAATTGTATGGGGCAGTTGTCCTCTGTAACACGAGCTGAATCACCTTACGAAACAGCCCTGTTCTCTGGCACACGTCTCTATGAATGGCATCCATTCCAGGGCCACCAGCTCCCGTTTTTCGTATTTTATATGGACTGGGATGGGGACAGCAGGGGTGCCAAGGCAGAAGTCTCACTTTCCGTATGGGAAACCTTGGTTCAGTTCCTCAAAGGCTGTCACCACTCATCTCTCTGTGAGGTCGTGTGTTGCTACACTGttgtgtgggtttcagaggcactTCCAGACTCAGGCGGACTAGGAAGAAACGCTTGATGATCTGATTTAGAACCAGTGAGAATCCATCGTATGGATTACAGTGTTCTCATCGTGCCTGGGGTCTCCACGAGGGACTGACTCAATAGCCCTGGACTGAGACAACAGCATGGACTGGCTGATGTACCAGGCCCTAACTGGCTACGGTTAGAGATTTTGAAGAAAGGGCATGAAAAGGGCAAAGCTATCCCTTCTCTGGCCAGCCCAGTCTACACCCAGCATGGAGAAGTTCCCTGCTGGACCCAGTACTCTGAGAGGAAacagcacgtgtgtgtgtgtgtgtgtgtgtgtgtgtgtgtgtgtgtgtgtgtgtgtgtgtgtgtgtgtgtgtgtgtgtgtgtaggactaACTGATCTTTCCCTGCTGGACCCAGTACTCCAAGAGGAAACagcacggtgtgtgtgtgtgtgtgtgtgtaggactaACTGATCTTTCCCTGCTGGACCCAGTACTCCGAGAGGAAACagcacggtgtgtgtgtgtgtgtgtgtaggactaACTGATCTTTTCCAGGTTGTCAGGCTAGCTCCCAGGGCTCCAAGTTAAAGAACAGCCAGTTTTGCTGtttgttatttttcttctctcctaAAAAGTCAAAAAGCATGGATAATTTGACGTTCGTGTGGAAGATAAGCGAATGAGGAAAATAAACTTTTCCAAAGATAATTTTCAACCACTGCAGTAAGATAAGACAGCAAATGGTCCTGATCTTTATCAAGCAATACACCAACAGACCATGGTTTTAGATAAAACATCATCCTCCCCTCCCGtctgtttttcttcttcattcagGTCTTAACACAAATCAATGCTAATTTTGAACAAAACAAGGTTGATCTCTAATGTTAAAACTGGGATCTTACTTTACTTTTCTACTATCCTATGGAGTTCATAATTAATTTCCCTTTTCTTCACTCCGCGAATTGAGTCCAGGACTACCTGGGGGCTGAAGCAACCCCATCCATTTGTGTGTTAAACAAAGATAAAGGAGGGGGACAGACATTGAGTAATGAAGAGGATGTATCTTCTGGGGCTTTTAAAAGCTTTAAAGCTAtagggtttcttttctttcctgcaaAAGGCTGTACACAATAAATTACATCGCCAATAGAAATGGATTACGTGAAACTGCGAGATCAGAGGAGAAATAGTGGGGCGCCAGTTTCGGTAGCAGGTCCTTAATGGAGGGTGCTCTGGGACCGTCAAtttgggaaggaaaaaaatcaaatcaaaagcTACTCCACACTAATTCTGCAGACCTcatccttttctttgttttcatagaATTCTGCCACTGTTTTACTTTCTATAAGATCTTTGTTGTTACATGTCCCTTAATATTCTGCAAACAAGCTTAATTCCTTAAAGGCCAACAGAAAAGAAGCAAGTTTAATACTGTTTACCTAttcatttcaaatatatatatatatacattatacatatatataaatcggCTGTGTAGCTCCCCTTGACGCTTTTCACTAGTAGCACTAAGACTATGAGCAGATACAAGACCAAAAaagataatgataataataataaagagatcTGTGTATTTTTCCATTTCATATTCAAGCTCATTTCAAGCTATGAACTGCCTTCATCCCGGAGACTGTTTGAAGatcattcattttattttccattgGGAAAGTCAGAACAAAAAAGGAATTGTGATTTGATTACCTCTGTGGAATCTCTCTTCATTTCGTTGATGTTGGGGATGCAAACCTGGTTTTCCTCCAGTCTGGAGAGaggtccctcctcccacccccgtcCCCTCTGTTACGGTGAGCATCTAGCAGAGTTTAGCGAATATAGAAATTGCTCTATAAATTGGCAAATGTATTCATGAAAGAATtcaatttttagttttcaaacaAAGTTTCTATCCATCTTACCGCGGTTTGAAGCCTATTGTTAATCAGGCTTTCCCAAATAGGTGTCAGGCCTGCCTACGTGGCAGAAGCTGTTGTCACGGTAGGAGAGCCTAGAACAACCTGTGCTTACCCAAACGTCAAGAAAAGAATCTGTTTCTCCTAGAAGCTTTCTCTGAAGAAGACAGAAAGGATGGTTTTGGAGCGGGAGGTAAAGCAAGGTGTTCCCAGGACCAGAAATATCAAAAATGTTTTCATTCAAGCCAGGCAAACTCCCCAATGGAAACAGGATATAAAGACGAGGACCAGCTTTCTTGGTCCATAATGGTATTAACTAGATTCATTGAAATGTGTTCTGAAAGAAATCCTTGCTCTTATCGGTTCACACGCAGCTCAGCCTGGTTGCCTCTATTTACTTGTTTGCCGTTTTTTAACTTCTACTTTTTCTCTCAATGACCCTGTAAtttcccctttgagtttcctTCACTTGGTCCTAATATTCACGGGGTGGGGAAGAAGAAATCCTAATCTCAAAACCATATTTTTTGAGCTCTCCTAATAAAAGCGGTAAAATCATGGCTGTGAGGGGCTGGCTCTTCCCACCAGCCAGCAGCAGATGTGACCAGGAATCACACTGTCTGCCATCCCTCCCCCAGCGCTCTGAGGGGGGAAGTCCCCCGGgattggggcgggggtgggtggggagttaATCACTTCAAAGCAAAGCCAAACACGGTATGTGGAAACAGACTCTTTGAAGGAAACCTTACAAACAAGAATAACCTTGAAAATGACCCCTTGGAGGCAGATCAATTCTCAGGACCATCGCCAACCACTTACAACTCCCCTCAGACTTTCCACAGATAGGCCGCCCCGAAACCCAACCCCTGCCCTGCGCCTTGGGTACAGTGGGGGGTTGTCGGATAAGCCGCTGGAGAAATAAAGCACCCCCTTCTTCTTTGCTCGGTCAATGCAAGTGACCTTGAGAGAGCTTCTCCGCGCCTCTGGGGGTGGCCTCTTCCCCTGTGGTGGCTGGGCGCTCCTTCTCCCGGGAATTCTGGACCTGGCGCGGAGGTCtccgatgggggtggggtggggtgccggCTTCCCAGCTCCCTGGATTTGCCTTAGGACAGGACTGTCCCGCGGTCTGCAACCCCTGAACTGTAGGAGGGCTGCGGGGCTGCGCTAGCCAGTAATGGCCATCATCTATTTTTAATCAGACCGATCGCAGGCAGGATGGTAAGCGAATCCCAGTCGCCAGTCGATTTAAATAACATTCCCGAGGCAAATCCAATCGCTTCAAACGAAGACACCTACGCGAGCGAGCGCGCGAGAGCCCCCGCCCGTCTGGCGGAGAGGCGCGCGGCGGCGGCACCGGTCCAGCGCCAGGGGCTCCGAGGTTCCGCGCCGGGCCTTAACCCTTCCGGCCCCGGCGCGGGAGCCAGGCGTGGGCGGAAGAGCGCGGCGGGCCGGGGCCAAGATGCCCAGGACAGCCCCGCGCGCGCCGCCTCTGCCATCTTGGGCGGCTCCGCACGCCGGGTGCCCGGCCCGGGCGGCTGGGCGCGCGGGGTTAAGGTCAGGCGCTGGCCAGGCTGCCGCTCGGAGCAGCCGCCTCCCGCAGCCTCCGCGCGCCGCGGGCTCCTCCTCCCGCCCGAGCGGGGCCCAGTGAGCGCTGCTCCGGCCGCAGGTAGCGGAGGCGCGGGACCCGAGCGCAGCAGCCCCCCGGGAGGGGCCGACGCCCGCGCCCACCGACGGGACGCCCCACGCCCTCCTCCCCAGACGCCGGTCGAGGTCCGCGCGGGCCATGTGGGGCCCGGGGGCGGCGACCGAGGGCCCGTGGGTGGCCCcggcgccgccgccgctgctgccgctgctgctggcGCTGGCCCTGGCGCTGGTGGCGCCCTCGCGGGGCGGCGGGGGCTGCACGGAGCTGGCGTGCGGCGAGCGGGAGCGCTGCTGCGCCGCGGCCAACGCCACGGCGGTGCGCTGCTGCAAGCTGCCGCTGCACGCCTTCCTGGACAACGTGGGCTGGTTCGTCCGCAAGCTCTCGGGGCTCTTCATCCTGCTCGTGCTCTTCGCCATCGGCTACTTCCTGCAGCGCATCATCTGCCCCAGCCCCCGCAGGTACCCGCGCGGCCAGCCTCGGCCCGGGCAGCCCGGGGGCGCGGGCGCGCCGGGGGCCGCGGGGCCCCCCGACGACGACGACGACTCGCCCGCGCTGCTGCGCGACGAGGCCACCGCCGGCTCGCAGGACTCGCTGCTGGACAGCGGCCGCCGCGGCCGGGGAGGCGGGGGGCGCGCGGCGGCCGCCTGCGCCTCGGAACACGAGCTGCGCGTGGTGTCGCCCGTCTTCCTGCAGCTGCCCAGCTACGAGGAGGTCAAGTACCTGCCGACCTACGAGGAGTCCATGCGGCTGCAGCAGCTCAGCCCCGGGGACGTCGTGCTGCCCGTGTCGGTCCTCGGACAGCCGCGGGCTGGCGGCGCCGGAGAACCCGACGGCGGCCAGCAACGCTTCCAGCTCATCTGAGCGCCGCGCGCGGACCCGGCGAGCGAGCGCGGGGCAGCCGTTGGGGCGCGCTGGCTCCGATTCCGACCGGCCCCGCGGCCCCGCCGCCCCTCGCTCGGCCTTGGGATCGGGTCCCACGCTACCCTTCTCCCCCGGGGTCCCAAGTTTGCCCTTGTTTCCACCGGTGCCATGAACCTTCGGCCGGCACCGCCGGAGCGCAACTTGGAGCCCCGCCCTCGGCCTTTCTTCGGAATTAAGTTCACTCGTAAGTGCCTGCGAGAACAAGGGAGCCCTTCGGCGAGGCGTTCGCAGAGGTCTTCCTAGGGGACAAGGAGAAGGGGAGCAgtcacacccccttccctccatcctgGTAGTGGCCTCCCGGGATGGGCGGAGGGTGAGAGGCCTGGGGCCCTGCCCGGAAAGGTTCTGTGTTGCTGAGCTAGTGGCCCAGAAGCTGGTGAAGGCAGCGCTTGGGTGGGATCAAAGCCCGCCCTTTCGGGGGAGTCACCCACCCTCCCCAAAGGACAACAACAGCCTTTCAGTGTCTTCTGAAAGCAGAGTCACAGCTCCTGGCGGGGGTGGGGATCCGAGTGTGATATCCGACTAGTTGCTGTACTTGTCCAGGGTCCAGCAACTGCTGTGTATTAAAATCAGTAAAAAGGTACAGTTGgacttttgattttttaattactGAGATGTTCTTTATATTTatctattattttaatattttttacccTGTAGTAGATGCAACTGGAGGCTGTATCAGAAAATTAATGGCAAGGTAATCATCTCGTAGGCCACACTGTCATTGTTAAATAAATGTTGGACATTATTTCATTAAACAAAAAGCATGGTCAGAAGAAAGATTGTATATGACTAAAAACGTGAAGGATATCTTATTTTCACTATTTGAgaagaatatattttatttttagtaccGTGACACAATATCTAACTTTTGATAATAACTGTACATTATGTAGTCTAGGTCTGAATTGATTACACCATACATCGCATAGGTTATATGTAAAAGTGAGTTATGTAAATACGCCATACCCTGAAGCATGATGTCATGCACTTCCCCCTCTGTTGTTCAGGTGGCGGGGATTACAAAACCTAAGAACTTGTGACTTGTACCTTGTTTTAAAGCCATACGTGTGCAGTGATATGCTACGAAAAGATGCAGCCAGCCTATCGTGAGGAGCGGGTGGAGGGGCCGAGAATAAGTGTCATTGTCTCCGTTCCACCTCAATGGGGACTCCAGTTACCATAAGATAGCGGTActgccctgccccccccaccccccccccacccccgcgagCTTTCGGGGCTGTCTTTCTTCATGGGAGTctggtgggtgggaactgctgccTCTGGGGTTAGCACGGGAGGGCTTAActatggtgccaccagggctccttccgttCAGCAAAAGATACAAAGTACTGTATTAAAATGAATTATGCATGGTGCACATACGCCTGGAGGCGTAGTGGTGATGcgttgggctgccagccacatGGCCGACACGTCCAAACCACCTGCAGCAGGTCCACGGGCTGACGGCTGGGCTTCTGCTCCTGtcaacggtctcagaaacccacagcaggtcgctatgagtcagcatcgacttgatggcagcgagtgtggTTTCTGTTTGGGTTCGTATGCATATTGTCTATGTACAATATACATGTGTGCCGTGTAATTATTACCCTTTCTGAttatcatgaaaaaataagtaAAGCATACTTTCTCTGCTTGGGAAAAGTAAGTATTACAGAGAGAAAGATTGAATTTTGACTCACCTGTGTCTGGGACACATGTACATTTGTGGTTGAAAAAGTGTTACAGTTCTAAGAAATGTTGA contains the following coding sequences:
- the C4H3orf80 gene encoding putative membrane protein C3orf80 homolog; this translates as MWGPGAATEGPWVAPAPPPLLPLLLALALALVAPSRGGGGCTELACGERERCCAAANATAVRCCKLPLHAFLDNVGWFVRKLSGLFILLVLFAIGYFLQRIICPSPRRYPRGQPRPGQPGGAGAPGAAGPPDDDDDSPALLRDEATAGSQDSLLDSGRRGRGGGGRAAAACASEHELRVVSPVFLQLPSYEEVKYLPTYEESMRLQQLSPGDVVLPVSVLGQPRAGGAGEPDGGQQRFQLI